From Verrucomicrobiia bacterium, a single genomic window includes:
- a CDS encoding ABC transporter ATP-binding protein gives MALIRLDKISRRYQMGSETVHALREVSLRIERGEYVAIMGPSGSGKSTLMNLIGCLDTPTAGTYELNGTDVSDMDDNALAEVRNREIGFVFQTFNLLARSSALHNVELPLIYAGVPAAERRELALTAVANVGLTDRMQHKPNELSGGQRQRVAIARALVNKPSILLADEPTGNLDSRTGEEIMALFEELSNKGNTIILVTHEEDIARHARRIVRIRDGLIASDELRPRP, from the coding sequence ATGGCGCTGATCCGACTGGACAAGATTTCGCGCCGCTACCAGATGGGCAGCGAGACGGTGCACGCGTTGCGCGAGGTGTCGTTGCGCATCGAGCGCGGCGAATACGTGGCCATCATGGGACCGTCCGGTTCCGGCAAATCCACGCTCATGAATCTCATCGGCTGCCTCGACACGCCGACCGCGGGCACCTACGAGCTGAACGGCACCGACGTGAGCGACATGGACGACAACGCGCTCGCCGAAGTCCGGAACCGTGAGATCGGGTTTGTGTTTCAAACGTTCAATCTGCTGGCGCGTTCAAGCGCGCTCCACAACGTCGAGCTTCCGCTCATTTACGCGGGCGTGCCGGCGGCGGAACGGCGCGAGCTGGCGCTGACGGCGGTGGCGAACGTCGGACTGACGGACCGGATGCAGCACAAGCCGAACGAGCTCTCCGGCGGCCAGCGGCAGCGCGTGGCCATCGCCCGGGCGCTGGTCAACAAGCCTTCCATCCTGCTCGCCGACGAGCCGACGGGAAATCTCGACTCGCGCACGGGCGAGGAAATCATGGCGCTGTTTGAAGAGCTGTCGAACAAGGGCAACACCATCATTCTCGTGACGCACGAGGAGGACATTGCCCGCCATGCCCGGCGCATCGTCCGCATTCGCGACGGGTTGATTGCGAGTGATGAACTGCGCCCCCGGCCATGA
- a CDS encoding ABC transporter permease yields the protein MSLRRPTLLLAELREGFAMAMQAITAHKLRSALTLLGVLIGVFSIIVVMTALRVMQSDIESKLSQLGINSFMIQKRPGLMFNTADWERIARRKDITYAMGKKLRERLTLAESVGIETTFWGGQVETRFAQTAPNVQLFGETPGSFPVRNWTIADGRSISEADVDGARDVVVLGATVAKTVFPLGSPLGERLKVNGIDYTVIGVLEPKGGSLAGNQDNLAIVPLTTGLNRFGRWSRSLSLLVQARDRASFEDTMDEARGAMRVIRKVRPGEPDDFDVVSNESLIAQFNKFTRVVRLGVAGISSIALIAAGIGIMNIMLVSVTERTREIGIRRAVGAKKRNVMTQFIMEAVMLCQVGGAAGVLLGIAGGNATAFFLKLPAVIPFDWAAIGLVICSVVGIVFGTYPAWKAANLDPIESLRYE from the coding sequence ATGAGCCTGCGCCGCCCCACCCTGTTGCTCGCCGAACTGCGCGAAGGGTTTGCCATGGCCATGCAGGCCATCACCGCGCACAAGCTCCGCTCCGCGCTGACGCTGCTGGGCGTGCTGATCGGCGTGTTCTCCATCATCGTCGTGATGACCGCGTTGCGCGTGATGCAAAGCGACATCGAGTCGAAACTCAGCCAGCTCGGCATCAACAGCTTCATGATCCAGAAACGGCCCGGCCTGATGTTCAACACGGCGGACTGGGAGCGCATCGCCCGCCGCAAGGACATCACCTACGCCATGGGCAAAAAGCTGCGGGAACGGCTCACGCTGGCCGAAAGCGTCGGCATCGAAACAACGTTTTGGGGCGGCCAGGTCGAAACGCGCTTCGCCCAGACGGCGCCCAACGTCCAGTTGTTCGGCGAAACGCCCGGCAGCTTTCCCGTGCGCAACTGGACGATCGCCGACGGCCGGAGCATTTCGGAGGCGGACGTGGATGGCGCGCGGGATGTGGTGGTGCTGGGGGCGACGGTGGCGAAGACGGTTTTCCCGCTCGGTTCGCCGCTGGGCGAACGGTTGAAGGTGAACGGCATTGATTACACCGTGATCGGGGTGCTGGAACCCAAGGGCGGGTCGCTCGCGGGGAATCAGGACAACCTGGCGATTGTGCCATTGACCACCGGGTTGAACCGCTTCGGCCGCTGGAGCCGCAGCCTGAGCCTGCTGGTGCAGGCGCGCGACCGCGCCAGCTTCGAGGACACCATGGACGAGGCGCGCGGTGCGATGCGCGTGATTCGCAAGGTGCGCCCCGGCGAGCCGGACGACTTTGACGTCGTGTCGAACGAATCGTTGATTGCGCAGTTCAACAAGTTCACACGGGTGGTGCGGCTGGGCGTGGCGGGCATCAGCTCCATCGCGCTGATTGCCGCCGGCATCGGCATCATGAACATCATGCTGGTCAGCGTGACCGAGCGGACGCGCGAGATCGGCATCCGCCGCGCCGTGGGCGCCAAGAAGCGCAACGTCATGACGCAATTCATCATGGAGGCGGTGATGTTGTGCCAGGTGGGCGGCGCCGCCGGTGTGCTGCTGGGCATCGCCGGCGGCAACGCCACGGCCTTTTTTCTGAAACTGCCGGCCGTGATTCCCTTCGACTGGGCCGCCATCGGATTGGTGATCTGCTCCGTCGTTGGCATCGTGTTCGGCACCTACCCGGCCTGGAAGGCGGCGAACCTCGATCCCATCGAGTCGCTGCGGTATGAGTAA
- a CDS encoding ABC transporter permease, translating to MNFFTELKEGLLIAWSAIRANKLRSCLTTLGIVIGIVTVTLMGTAIEGLNRAFMQSVSSIGADVLYVQRMDWIISSHEEWLRMSRRRVFTVAQAESVMRQIDIAQAVAPVAQTSRAISYKSRESDTVSVVGTSEAYLQSAGVTVAQGRFLTAAEAAGGRPVCVLGATVASNLFKADPPLGARVKLGNNSFDVVGVLEPVGGLFGGGGADSQVVVPLNQFLVAFNGNPDVSLQVKVKNNLDLDEAREELRYYTRQVRHLAPNVEDDFSINQQDQIVDTFHRVAGTIAAVGLFITGLSLFVGGIGIMNIMFVSVAERTKEIGIRKAIGANRRTILIQFLIEAAAICVLGGLIGLVIAWPATWGMSKVMPATLSAKIVALSLVVAAGTGIVSGFLPAWRAARLNPVDALRAE from the coding sequence ATGAACTTCTTCACCGAGCTGAAGGAAGGTTTGCTGATCGCGTGGTCGGCCATCCGCGCGAACAAGCTGCGTTCCTGCCTGACCACGCTGGGCATCGTCATCGGCATCGTCACGGTGACCTTGATGGGCACGGCCATCGAAGGGTTGAACCGCGCCTTCATGCAAAGCGTCTCCTCCATCGGGGCCGACGTGCTCTACGTGCAGCGGATGGACTGGATCATCAGCTCGCATGAAGAATGGCTGCGGATGAGCCGCCGGCGCGTCTTCACCGTGGCGCAGGCTGAATCCGTCATGCGGCAGATTGACATCGCGCAGGCGGTGGCGCCGGTGGCGCAGACGAGCCGCGCCATCAGCTACAAAAGCCGCGAGTCCGACACCGTCAGCGTGGTGGGCACCTCCGAGGCGTATCTGCAATCGGCGGGCGTCACCGTCGCGCAAGGCCGGTTTCTCACCGCGGCGGAGGCGGCCGGCGGCCGGCCGGTCTGCGTGCTGGGCGCCACCGTGGCCTCGAACCTGTTCAAGGCCGATCCGCCCCTCGGCGCCCGCGTGAAGCTGGGGAACAACAGTTTCGACGTGGTGGGCGTTTTGGAACCGGTGGGCGGCCTGTTTGGCGGAGGGGGCGCCGACAGCCAGGTCGTCGTGCCGTTGAACCAGTTTCTCGTCGCGTTCAACGGCAATCCCGACGTTTCCCTGCAGGTCAAGGTGAAGAACAACCTGGACCTCGACGAGGCGCGTGAGGAACTGCGTTACTACACGCGGCAGGTGCGGCATCTGGCGCCCAACGTGGAGGACGATTTTTCCATCAACCAGCAGGATCAGATTGTGGACACGTTTCATCGCGTGGCCGGAACCATCGCGGCGGTGGGGCTGTTCATCACGGGGCTGTCGCTGTTCGTGGGCGGCATCGGCATCATGAACATCATGTTCGTCTCCGTGGCCGAACGGACCAAGGAAATCGGCATCCGCAAGGCCATCGGCGCCAACCGGCGGACCATTCTGATTCAATTCCTGATTGAAGCTGCGGCCATTTGCGTGCTGGGCGGGCTGATCGGACTGGTCATCGCCTGGCCCGCCACGTGGGGCATGTCCAAGGTGATGCCCGCCACGTTGTCGGCCAAAATTGTGGCCCTGTCCCTGGTGGTCGCGGCCGGGACGGGCATTGTATCCGGCTTTCTCCCGGCGTGGCGCGCGGCCCGCCTGAACCCGGTGGACGCCCTGCGCGCTGAATGA